The following coding sequences are from one Sylvia atricapilla isolate bSylAtr1 chromosome 23, bSylAtr1.pri, whole genome shotgun sequence window:
- the ANKK1 gene encoding LOW QUALITY PROTEIN: ankyrin repeat and protein kinase domain-containing protein 1 (The sequence of the model RefSeq protein was modified relative to this genomic sequence to represent the inferred CDS: deleted 1 base in 1 codon), producing the protein MSPERGRPLGSLTVFSKEDFEDDWVRVASGGFGHVYQVKHRRWRTVYAVKCSPFLLQDSSLDRTSMNCLMEEASKMEKIKFQHIVTIYGVCNSPLGIVMEYMARGSLERILPTHRMSWQLKFRVIHEMGLAMNFLHSMSPPLLHLDLKPGNVLLDGNMHVKISDFGLSRWMEQSSRMQYIESSALRGTLSYIPPEMFLQNSKPPGIKYDVYSFGIVIWEVLMQKKPYAGANMMAIIVKVAAGKRPGLELVRDDWPGECHQMLDLMKRCWDQDPKQRPSFADIPVETDVLLALIQSLVQDPENERLVRKMSHKPAISRSQQSDKEEFAFPRDTRSGGKDKQEVSVPPPGREAQDLAPEEPGTLQENGLTLLHLMVLQGNVGKVRFLLGCGAGANSSGGCGCTPLLLAVQLRLPELCSVLIQHGARTNAADEDGWTPLHFAAQHGDDRTVRLLLDHQARVDAQERDGWTPLHLAAQNNFENVARVLLSRQADSNTQEVDGKTALHVAACFGHVGLVKLLASQGADLERKQKNLRTPLHVAVERGKFRVVQYLLKKGISVNSLDQNHYSALHLAVVRGKYLICQKLIKYGANVELRTDKGWTPLHLASFKGHIEIIRLLTGSHARLDAKGGMDWTPLHLATRYGDEAVVSELLRCGADPNTAERARWAPLHFAVLRGSFLSVINLLECRADVNASNKVGWTPLHLAVLKGNMAIIKTLLKAGARLDVEDGAGCTALQLAVRHQRDNIITLLQGQESSAGKAGSRTLNDAKAPRPRVIPGRTDL; encoded by the exons ATGagcccggagcggggccggcccctgggcagcctgacCGTGTTCAGCAAGGAGGATTTCGAGGATGACTGGGTGCGGGTGGCCAGCGGGGGCTTTGGCCACGTGTACCAGGTGAAGCACAGGAGGTGGAGGACGGTGTACGCAGTGAAGTGCTCCCCGTTCCTGCTGCAGGACTCCAGCCTGGACAG GACCAGCATGAACTGCCTAATGGAGGAGGCAAGCAAGATGGAGAAAATCAAATTCCAGCACATCGTCACCATCTACGGGGTGTGCAACAGCCCCCTGGGGATAGTGATGGAATACATGGCCAGGGGCTCCTTGGAGAGGATCCTCCCCACTCACAGGATGTCCTGGCAGCTGAAATTCCGGGTGATCCATGAGATGGGCTTGGCCATGAATTTCCTGCACAGCATGAGCCCTCCCCTGCTGCACTTGGATCTGAAGCCAGGGAATGTCCTCCTGGATGGGAACATGCACGTCAAG ATCTCCGACTTCGGGCTGTCCAGGTGGATGGAGCAGTCCAGCCGGATGCAGTACATCgagagctcagctctgagggGCACCCTGAGCTACATC CCCCCCGAGATGTTCCTGCAGAACAGCAAACCCCCAGGGATCAAGTACGATGTGTACAG CTTCGGGATCGTCATCTGGGAGGTGCTCATGCAGAAGAAACCTTACGCAG gggccaACATGATGGCCATCATCGTGAAGGTGGCGGCGGGGAAGAGgccggggctggagctggtCAGGGACGACTGGCCCGGGGAGTGCCACCAGATGCTGGACCTGATGAAGAGGTGCTGGGACCAGGACCCCAAGCAGAGGCCAAGCTTTGCAG aTATCCCAGTGGAGACAGACGTGCTGCTGGCACTGATCCAGAGCCTGGTGCAGGACCCCGAGAACGAGCGGCTGGTCAGGAAGATGTCCCACAAACCGGCCAtctccaggagccagcag agTGACAAAGAGGAGTTCGCCTTCCCCCGGGACACCAGGAGTGGGG GAAAGGACAAGCAGGAGGTGTCTGTCcctcctcctggcagggaggcCCAGGACCTGGCCCCGGAGGAGCCGGGCACGCTGCAGGAGAACGGCCTGACCCTGCTGCACCTGATGGTGCTGCAGGGCAACGTGGGCAAGGTGCGCTTCCTGCTGGGCTGCGGGGCGGGCGCCAACAGCTCGGGGGGCTGCGGCTGcacccctctgctgctggccgTGCAGCTCCGCCTGCCCGAGCTCTGCTCCGTGCTCATCCAGCACGGCGCCCGCACCAACGCTGCCGACGAGGACGGCTGGACCCCGCTGCACTTCGCGGCCCAGCACGGCGACGACAGGACcgtgaggctgctgctggaccACCAGGCTCGGGTGGACGCCCAGGAGCGCGATGGGTGGACCCCGCTGCATCTGGCGGCTCAGAACAACTTTGAGAACGTGGCGCGGGTGCTGCTGTCCCGCCAGGCCGACTCCAACACGCAGGAGGTGGACGGCAAGACCGCCCTGCACGTGGCAGCCTGCTTCGGGCACGTGGGGCTGGTCAAGCTGCTGGCCAGCCAGGGAGCCGACCTGGAGAGGAAGCAGAAGAACCTCAGGACGCCGCTGCACGTGGCCGTGGAGAGGGGCAAGTTCCGCGTGGTGCAGTACCTGCTGAAGAAGGGCATCTCCGTCAACAGCCTGGACCAGAACCACTACAGCGCCCTGCACCTGGCCGTGGTCAGGGGCAAGTACCTCATCTGCCAGAAGCTCATCAAATACGGGGCCAACGTGGAGCTGAGGACGGACAAAGGCTGGACGCCGCTGCACCTGGCCTCCTTCAAGGGGCACATCGAGATCATCCGGCTGCTGACGGGCAGCCACGCCCGGCTGGACGCCAAGGGCGGCATGGACTGGACGCCGCTGCACCTGGCCACTCGTTACGGGGACGAGGCGGTGGTCAGCGAGCTGCTGCGCTGTGGGGCAGACCCCAACACGGCCGAGAGGGCCCGCTGGGCCCCCCTGCACTTCGCCGTGCTCAGGGGCTCCTTCCTCAGCGTCATCAACCTCCTGGAGTGCCGGGCCGACGTCAACGCCAGCAACAAGGTGGGCTGGACGCCGCTGCACCTGGCCGTGCTCAAGGGCAACATGGCCATCATCAAGACCCTGCTGAAGGCCGGGGCCAGGCTGGACGTGGAGGACGGCGCTGGGTGCACGGCCCTGCAGCTGGCGGTGAGGCACCAGCGGGACAACATCATCaccctgctgcagggccaggagagctCGGCGGGcaaagctggcagcaggacTCTGAACGATGCCAAGGCTCCCAGGCCCAGGGTTATCCCAGGAAGGACAGATCTGTAA